The proteins below are encoded in one region of Levilactobacillus namurensis:
- a CDS encoding transporter substrate-binding domain-containing protein: MNKTKKWLVLGLGLSMVLSAGLVGCGKSSTQATAQQATKKKTLIVATSGTLYPTSFHDPKSKKLTGFDVEVVKAVAKGLHKKVEFKELGVDGQLTAVKTGKADIAANDFGLSPARKKDFALSTVYKHSFSSLVVRDKNDSGIHSWADIKGKKAAGEAGTNYQRLAQQLGAKLVNYDNVSNDVYMRDVKNGKTDFIMNDYYLQKLALAATPHSQLHIAKGLYFTTSDDGSGVGMLMKKDNTALRKQIDKEVKVLLKNGTIKKLAVKYYGADVTQQPKVHISKNFKIKSQYNGQ; encoded by the coding sequence GACTCAGGCAACGGCTCAACAGGCAACAAAGAAAAAGACGCTCATCGTGGCGACTTCCGGGACACTCTACCCGACGTCGTTTCACGATCCAAAGTCCAAGAAGCTAACGGGCTTTGACGTCGAAGTGGTCAAGGCGGTGGCCAAGGGGCTCCACAAGAAGGTCGAATTCAAAGAACTCGGCGTGGATGGCCAACTGACCGCAGTCAAGACGGGTAAGGCTGACATCGCCGCAAACGATTTTGGCCTGTCTCCCGCCCGGAAGAAGGACTTCGCCTTATCGACGGTCTACAAGCACTCCTTCAGCAGCCTGGTGGTCCGGGATAAGAACGATTCCGGAATTCACTCCTGGGCAGACATCAAGGGGAAGAAGGCGGCCGGTGAAGCGGGGACCAATTACCAACGCCTTGCGCAACAGCTAGGCGCGAAGTTGGTCAACTACGACAACGTCTCCAACGACGTCTACATGCGCGACGTCAAGAATGGCAAGACCGACTTCATCATGAACGACTATTACCTGCAAAAATTGGCTCTGGCCGCAACGCCGCACAGCCAGTTGCACATCGCCAAAGGCTTATACTTTACCACTAGCGATGACGGTAGTGGTGTCGGCATGCTGATGAAGAAGGACAACACCGCCTTGCGGAAACAAATCGACAAAGAAGTCAAGGTGCTGTTGAAGAACGGGACCATCAAGAAGCTGGCCGTCAAGTACTACGGGGCCGACGTCACCCAGCAGCCCAAGGTTCACATCTCCAAGAACTTCAAGATCAAGTCACAGTACAACGGCCAATAA
- a CDS encoding acyltransferase, translating into MQARRVAGQTDIGDYLKATACTLVMIQSVLGLGMAQAPTAGQQWGMGLVYDAVKFTAPAFIFGILYTILRHYRDRPTWAYRDYYRQQWHAMFVPTIWWTLAYLVVIPQVQEHQAYHDVRRFLWQFVNGNAAPHLWYNSMMLQFIIVMPAFWWLARWCGTQAHRSWWALGVTFVVYAAWLAAFPHFSTYLVDRICLSFLPYGVAGTLASGGTRWTQWLDRYRWGLLAVVAGAYGWLTWQLLDRGLPVQLADASYYQWSATLYSFAIILLIALVGFRQISRWGRTVNGIHWLATYAYRAFLGHVFWLTLLWSLTTAWPLVPRMLTCYLGTWLLAFTLAYGMHRAWSAVKLGVQKSLSR; encoded by the coding sequence TTGCAAGCAAGACGGGTAGCAGGACAAACGGATATTGGCGATTACCTCAAGGCAACGGCGTGTACCCTGGTGATGATCCAGTCGGTACTGGGCTTGGGAATGGCGCAAGCCCCCACGGCGGGGCAGCAATGGGGGATGGGCCTGGTTTACGATGCCGTCAAGTTCACGGCGCCAGCCTTCATCTTCGGCATCTTGTATACGATTCTGCGCCATTATCGAGACCGGCCGACCTGGGCTTACCGGGACTATTACCGACAGCAGTGGCATGCCATGTTCGTGCCGACCATTTGGTGGACGCTAGCCTACTTGGTGGTGATTCCCCAAGTGCAGGAGCACCAAGCCTACCACGATGTACGGCGCTTTCTGTGGCAGTTCGTCAACGGGAATGCGGCACCCCACCTCTGGTATAACAGCATGATGCTCCAGTTCATCATTGTAATGCCCGCTTTTTGGTGGCTGGCGCGGTGGTGTGGGACGCAAGCCCATCGCTCCTGGTGGGCCTTGGGGGTGACGTTTGTCGTGTACGCCGCTTGGTTAGCGGCCTTTCCCCACTTTTCGACGTACTTAGTCGACCGCATCTGTCTAAGTTTTTTGCCGTACGGGGTGGCCGGGACCTTAGCCAGTGGCGGGACCCGGTGGACGCAATGGCTTGACCGGTATCGGTGGGGGCTATTGGCAGTTGTGGCGGGGGCCTACGGGTGGCTGACCTGGCAGTTGCTCGACCGGGGGTTGCCCGTTCAGTTGGCTGACGCCAGCTACTATCAGTGGTCGGCGACGCTATATTCGTTCGCGATTATTTTGCTGATTGCACTGGTGGGCTTCCGACAGATCAGCCGTTGGGGGCGCACCGTCAACGGGATTCACTGGCTGGCGACCTACGCTTACCGGGCGTTTTTAGGCCATGTCTTTTGGCTGACGCTACTCTGGTCGCTCACCACGGCCTGGCCGCTGGTGCCTCGGATGCTGACGTGTTACTTGGGGACCTGGTTACTGGCCTTTACCTTAGCGTACGGGATGCATAGGGCTTGGTCGGCGGTTAAATTAGGGGTTCAAAAAAGCTTGTCCCGGTAA
- a CDS encoding ribose-phosphate diphosphokinase, with the protein MSEQVEAGKLKVFALNSNRPLAEKIAQAAGVELGKATIKHFSDGEIQISIDESIRGDELFLIQSVSDPVNTNLMELLIMVDAARRASAEKINVVIPYYGYSRADRKARSREPITAKLVASMLQMDGVDRVIALDLHAAQLQGFFDIPVDHLQSDRLLASYFEGQSKLTADNTVVVAPDHAGVSRARRLAELLGTPIAIIDNRSETENAAHPEAVIGSVQGKHAILVDDIIDTAVRITVAAGALKKAGAADVFACATHPVLSGDATQRINDSELEKVVVTDSIQIPEEKQSDKFEIMSVDQLFGRAINLIYHEQPVDQLFRSPIQKQQQ; encoded by the coding sequence ATGTCAGAACAGGTCGAAGCGGGTAAATTGAAAGTATTTGCCCTGAACTCGAATCGTCCCTTAGCCGAAAAGATTGCCCAGGCAGCTGGCGTTGAATTAGGAAAGGCGACAATTAAGCATTTTAGTGACGGTGAGATTCAAATCAGTATCGACGAGAGTATCCGGGGGGATGAACTGTTTTTGATTCAGTCCGTCTCGGATCCCGTTAATACGAATTTGATGGAGCTGTTGATCATGGTCGACGCTGCACGGCGGGCCAGTGCGGAGAAGATCAACGTGGTCATTCCGTACTACGGCTACTCACGGGCTGACCGGAAGGCACGTTCCCGTGAACCCATTACGGCGAAGTTGGTCGCCTCCATGTTACAGATGGACGGGGTGGATCGGGTGATTGCCCTGGACTTGCACGCAGCCCAGTTACAAGGATTCTTCGATATTCCGGTCGACCACTTACAGAGTGACCGGTTGCTGGCGAGCTACTTTGAAGGTCAGTCCAAGTTAACGGCGGACAACACGGTCGTGGTGGCGCCGGATCATGCTGGTGTGAGTCGGGCCCGGCGGCTAGCCGAGCTATTGGGGACCCCCATCGCCATCATCGATAACCGGAGTGAAACGGAGAATGCCGCTCACCCAGAAGCCGTGATTGGGAGCGTTCAAGGCAAGCACGCCATCTTAGTTGATGACATTATTGACACGGCGGTTCGGATTACGGTGGCCGCAGGAGCTTTGAAGAAGGCTGGCGCGGCGGACGTCTTTGCCTGTGCCACGCACCCGGTCCTTTCGGGGGATGCGACGCAACGGATCAACGATTCCGAGTTGGAAAAGGTGGTCGTCACCGATTCGATTCAGATTCCTGAAGAAAAGCAAAGCGATAAGTTCGAGATCATGTCCGTTGACCAGTTATTTGGTCGGGCCATCAACCTGATTTATCACGAACAGCCAGTGGATCAACTCTTCCGCTCGCCGATTCAAAAGCAACAGCAGTAA
- a CDS encoding amino acid ABC transporter permease — MLHDFTIPGFFNAPLAWSSVPQILRGLPMSVYLTAVAFLCALILGLFLTLAQLSHWRLLHGIARCYISFMRGVPMLVVLFIVYFGFGANALPAAIISFTVVSSAFVSEVFRSAFMGIDPGQYEAAYSLGLSYPKVIRYIILPQALRIGLPALGNILLDMFKSTSLAAMITVSEMFMQAKIVAGANQDYMTIYITIAVLYWLCCVVLTAGQNWLERHLDYDRRAKQATN; from the coding sequence ATGCTCCATGACTTTACCATTCCGGGGTTCTTTAACGCCCCGCTCGCTTGGTCCTCGGTACCCCAGATTCTAAGGGGCCTACCGATGTCGGTATACCTGACAGCCGTGGCCTTTCTCTGTGCACTGATTCTCGGACTCTTCTTAACATTGGCCCAACTCAGTCACTGGCGCCTGCTTCACGGCATCGCGCGGTGCTACATTTCATTCATGCGCGGGGTGCCCATGTTAGTGGTGCTCTTCATTGTCTACTTTGGGTTCGGCGCAAACGCCCTGCCAGCGGCGATCATCTCGTTTACGGTGGTCTCCTCGGCGTTCGTCTCCGAAGTCTTTCGGTCCGCCTTTATGGGAATCGACCCCGGCCAGTACGAAGCCGCCTATTCCTTAGGCCTCTCCTACCCCAAGGTCATCCGCTACATCATCTTGCCTCAGGCCCTCCGAATCGGGCTACCGGCGCTCGGGAACATTCTGCTCGATATGTTTAAAAGCACATCGTTAGCGGCCATGATCACGGTCTCCGAGATGTTCATGCAGGCCAAGATTGTCGCGGGGGCTAATCAGGACTACATGACCATCTACATCACGATTGCCGTTCTTTACTGGCTGTGTTGTGTCGTCCTGACGGCGGGGCAAAACTGGCTAGAGCGACACTTAGATTACGACCGCCGCGCCAAGCAAGCCACCAATTAA